In a single window of the Salmo trutta chromosome 21, fSalTru1.1, whole genome shotgun sequence genome:
- the LOC115157017 gene encoding transmembrane protein 53, whose protein sequence is MEDDGMDYNIVFPDALISERHWHGTKEPVVILLGWAGCRDKHLAKYSSIYNEQGCVTICYTAPLKTVFVSESFGYKELSNTAHKLLEILYDYEVENSPIFFHVFSNGGFMLYRYIVELLHSHKQFSTLCIVGTVVDSAPGSGNVRGALRALTATLGPKINVMLRCVLLALFAVTVFLLRVVLYPITKYIHKNHYDAIRERPPTWPQLYLYSRADRVIRYSDVELMVKTLKEKGVSVESFDFKTPAHVSHFRDFPEEYSKRCLDFLTNCMKDSTAQIKKRHLIQH, encoded by the exons ATGGAAGATGATGGCATGGACTATAACATTGTGTTTCCAGATGCATTGATCTCGG AAAGACACTGGCATGGAACAAAGGAACCAGTTGTCATACTGCTGGGATGGGCTGGTTGCAGAGACAAACATCTTGCCAAGTACAGCTCCATTTATAACGAACAG GGTTGTGTCACAATTTGCTATACTGCGCCCTTGAAGACAGTATTCGTCTCTGAATCATTTGGCTACAAGGAGCTGAGTAATACTGCCCACAAACTACTTGAGATACTCTATGATTACGAGGTTGAAAACAGCCCTATATTTTTCCACGTGTTCAGCAACGGGGGATTCATGCTGTACCGCTACATTGTTGAGCTCTTGCACAGTCATAAACAGTTCAGCACCCTATGTATAGTTGGGACTGTGGTGGACAGTGCCCCAGGCAGTGGAAATGTGAGGGGGGCATTACGGGCTCTTACAGCCACTCTGGGACCCAAAATCAATGTGATGTTGAGGTGTGTGCTCTTGGCACTGTTTGCTGTAACTGTTTTCCTGCTTAGGGTGGTTCTGTACCCCATAACCAAGTACATCCACAAGAACCACTATGATGCCATCCGGGAGCGCCCTCCTACCTGGCCCCAGCTGTACCTGTACTCCAGAGCTGATCGAGTGATTCGGTACAGTGATGTTGAGCTCATGGTCAAGACTCTAAAGGAGAAAGGGGTGTCTGTGGAAAGTTTTGACTTCAAAACCCCTGCCCACGTGAGCCATTTCCGTGACTTTCCAGAGGAGTACTCCAAGAGATGCCTGGATTTCCTGACCAACTGCATGAAGGATTCAACAGCGCAAATAAAAAAGCGACACTTGATCCAGCATTGA